In a genomic window of Magnolia sinica isolate HGM2019 chromosome 16, MsV1, whole genome shotgun sequence:
- the LOC131229673 gene encoding 1-aminocyclopropane-1-carboxylate synthase 3-like codes for MKRQFLSRKATCNSHGQDSSYFLGWQEYEKNPYDHVMNPRGIIQLGLAENQLSFDLIESWLTDNPDSTTFKCGSTSVFKELALFQDYRGMPAFKNSLVEFMSEIRANKVTFDPNKLVLTAGATSANETLMFCLAEPGEAFLLPTPYYPGFDRDLKWRTGVKIVPIHCSSSNGFQITEKALEEAYQRAQKSKMTVKGVLITNPSNPLGTTASRTELDLLLRFVAAKGIHLVSDEIYAGTVFDTPGFVSIAEALKEMEDYENLQNQVHIVCSLSKDLGLPGFRVGAIYSYNDVVVAAATKMSSFGLVSSQTQYLLSKMLSDKNFTRNYIAENCKRLKERHEMLVSGMQNAGIGCLKSNASLFCWVDMRHLLSTKTFEGEMELWKKILYEVGLNISPGSSCHCTEPGWFRVCFANISQETLETAMQRLSAFVDSIQRGQSGRRSIGNLKNLSLPKWVFRLSAGEHDPDR; via the exons ATGAAGCGGCAATTTCTCTCAAGAAAAGCCACGTGCAATTCACACGGGCAAGATTCATCATACTTTTTAGGATGGCAGGAGTATGAGAAGAACCCATACGACCACGTCATGAATCCGAGAGGAATCATACAACTGGGTCTTGCAGAGAATCAG CTTTCCTTCGATCTCATCGAATCGTGGCTCACAGATAATCCTGATTCAACCACGTTCAAATGCGGAAGCACGTCCGTATTCAAAGAGCTTGCACTATTCCAAGATTATCGTGGAATGCCAGCATTCAAGAAC TCATTGGTGGAATTCATGTCAGAAATAAGAGCTAACAAAGTAACATTTGATCCCAACAAGCTAGTCCTCACCGCCGGTGCAACTTCGGCTAATGAAACTCTGATGTTTTGCCTTGCCGAACCCGGCGAAGCATTCCTTCTTCCAACTCCATACTATCCagg ATTTGATCGGGATCTCAAGTGGCGGACTGGAGTTAAAATCGTTCCAATCCATTGCTCAAGCTCTAATGGCTTTCAGATAACTGAAAAGGCATTGGAAGAAGCATACCAACGAGCCCAAAAGAGTAAGATGACAGTTAAAGGGGTCTTGATCACCAATCCCTCAAACCCGTTAGGCACGACGGCTAGCCGAACTGAGCTCGACTTGCTTCTTCGATTTGTTGCAGCAAAAGGAATACATCTAGTTAGCGACGAGATCTATGCAGGCACTGTCTTTGACACACCAGGCTTTGTTAGCATTGCTGAAGCTCTAAAGGAGATGGAAGATTATGAAAATCTTCAAAACCAAGTTCACATTGTCTGTAGTCTATCGAAGGATCTGGGTCTCCCTGGATTTCGAGTCGGTGCAATTTACTCATACAATGATGTAGTTGTGGCTGCCGCAACAAAAATGTCAAGCTTTGGACTAGTTTCTTCTCAGACTCAGTATCTTCTATCCAAAATGCTCTCCGACAAGAACTTCACAAGAAACTACATTGCAGAGAACTGCAAGAGGCTTAAAGAAAGACACGAAATGCTcgtatcaggaatgcaaaatgcCGGAATTGGATGCTTGAAGAGCAATGCCAGTTTGTTTTGTTGGGTAGACATGAGACACCTTTTAAGCACTAAAACATTCGAAGGAGAGATGGAATTGTGGAAGAAGATACTGTATGAGGTTGGCTTAAACATCTCTCCAGGCTCCTCTTGCCATTGCACCGAGCCTGGTTGGTTTCGTGTGTGTTTTGCAAACATATCACAAGAGACACTTGAAACTGCAATGCAACGCCTCAGCGCCTTCGTTGATTCAATCCAACGTGGCCAAAGCGGGCGCAGATCAATTGGAAATTTGAAGAACCTGTCACTACCCAAATGGGTTTTCCGATTATCGGCTGGTGAACATGATCCGGATCGTTAA